The window TGTCCACCGCCAGGTTCTGGAATCCCGACAGCAGCAGGCCGGCGGCGAGCATGGCGGGCAGGTACAGCTCAGCGGCCGACAGTGCCGGCATCCCCGGTCCGCCGCTGATGCCGCCCTCGGTGTCGAAGATCGTGCTGAACAGCGCGAGCATGAACACCGGGAACAGGAAGGTGAAGAACAGGGTGTCGCCGGAGCGGAAGTAGCCGCGCACTTCGTAGGCGGCGCGGTGCGCGCCGAGGGCGATGGTGCTCATCGTCCGACCTCCTCTTCGATGGTGGCGATGCTGGGAGGGGCGGTCTCGGCCGTCTCGGCCGTCTCGGCCGTCTCGGGCGTCTCGGCCGTCTCGGGCTCGTCGACCATGCCGAGGTAGATCTCCTCGAGCGAGGGCCGGCGGATCTCCAGTGCTTCCGGCTCGCCGCCCAGGCGAGCGGCGAGCGCTGCGGTGAACTCCCACGGGGTGGCCGTGCGCGCTTCACGCATCACGCCCCCTTCCCGCCACACAACCCGGGGCATCCGTGCCTCCTCACCGCCGAACGTGGCGACGGCGCCGATCGCGCGCAGGCGACCGTGGTTGATCACAGCGACGCGATCGGCCAGCTGCGCCGCTTCGTCGAGATAGTGCGTGGTGAGCAGGATCGTCGTGCCCTCGCCCTGCAGTCGGCGGATGAGCTCCCAGAACTCGCGCCGCGCGTGCGGGTCGAATCCGGTGGTGGGCTCGTCGAGGAACAGCAGCTCGGGGCGGCCGATGATGCCCAGGGCCACATCCACGCGTCGCTGCTGACCGCCGGAGAGTTTCGCGATGCGCGTGCCGGCCTGGCTCTCCAGTCCGACCGAGGCGATCACCTCGTCGACGTCGCGCGGGCGGGGGTAGTACGCGGCGAACTGGCGCAGCTGCTCGCGCACCGTGTAGGCACCGGCCTGACCGGTCGACTGCAGCACGATGCCGATCTTCGCCTTCCAGTCCAGGCCCGCGGACTCGGGGTCCACGCCCAACACCGTGACTTCGCCGCCGGTGCGGCGCCGGTAGCCCTCGAGGATCTCGACGGTGGTCGACTTGCCTGCTCCGTTCGGCCCGAGGAGCGCGAACGTCTCGCCGCGGGCGATCTCGAAGCTCACGTCGTCGACCACCGCGGCGGCGCCGTAGGTCTTGCGCAGGTTCTGCACCCGCACCGCATCTGTATCCATGGTTCCAGCGTGCGCTCCCGCGGCCGCTTTCCCCAGGGGTCTTCCGGCGGAGCCGCCGTCCTCCATTCGGTGGACCCGCGTGGCGTGTCGCGGGCGGATGCCGCGGCACGGGGTGAGCACATCCGCCGCGCGCCGCGCGCCAGTTCTTCGGAGATCTACGCGTCTCCGGTGCCGATCTCGGCATCCACTCCGAAATACTGCCGATCTCCGAAGTCGTGGCGACAGGGAGGGCGGATGCCACGGCACGGGGCGAGCCCGAGACAGCCGCGGGCTACGCTCGTTGTGTGACTGATCGAGCTCCTCTTTCCCGCAAGCTGTCCGCCATCGCCGAGTCCGCGACGCTGAAGGTGGATGCCAAGGCGAAGTCGCTGCAGGCGGCCGGTCGCCCTGTCATCTCGTACGCGGCCGGCGAGCCCGATTTCGCCACGCCGCAGTTCATCGTGGATGCCGCCGCCGAGGCGCTGCGCGACCCCGCGAACTACCGCTACACCCCGGCGGCCGGCCTGCCCGTGCTGCGGGAGGCGATCGTGGCCAAGACGCTGCGCGACTCCGGGCTGGAGGTCACGCCCGCCCAGGTGGTCGTCACCAACGGCGGCAAGCAGGCGGTGTACCAGGCGTTCCAAGCCGTGGTGAACCCGGGCGATGAGGTGCTGCTGCCCGCTCCGTACTGGACGACTTACCCCGAGGCGATCGCGCTGGCCGACGGCGTGCCGGTGGAGGTGTTCGCCGGAGCCGACCAGGAGTACAAGGTCACCGTCGAGCAGCTCGAGGCGGCCCGCACCGCCAAGACCACGGTGCTGGTGTTCGTCTCGCCGTCGAACCCGACCGGGTCGGTCTACACGCCCGAGGAGACCGCCGAGATCGGCCAGTGGGCGCTGGAGCACGGCATCTGGGTGATCACGGACGAGATCTATCAGAACCTCGTCTACGAAGGCGTGCGTGCCGTGTCGATCGTCGAGGCCGTGCCGGAGCTGGCCGGCCAGACGCTGCTGGTCAACGGCGTCGCGAAGACCTACGCGATGACCGGCTGGCGGGTGGGCTGGATGGTCGGCCCCGCCGACGCGATCAAGCTCGCCGGCAACCTGCAGTCGCACCTGTCGTCCAACGTCAACAACATCGCGCAGCGTGCGGCGCTGGCGGCCCTGACCGGACCGCAGGACGAGGCGGAGCAGATGCGCCTCGCCTTCGACCGCCGCCGCCGCCTGATCGTCGAGGAACTGTCGAAGATCGAGGGCGTCACCGTGCCGAACCCGCTCGGGGCGTTCTACGCGTACCCCGACGTGACGGGCCTGCTCGGCCGCACGTACGGCGGAGTCACCCCGACGACCTCCCTGGAACTGGCCGATCTCATCCTCGAGCAGGCCGAGGTCGCCGTGGTGCCGGGCGAGGCGTTCGGCCCCTCCGGATACCTGCGACTGTCCTACGCGCTCGGCGATGAGCAGCTGCTCGAGGGCATGCACCGCCTGCAGGACCTCTTCGCCTGACGCCGGACAGGCGAACGCGACCCACCCCGCCCGGCTACAGCTGGATGCCGACCAGGACGGGTTCCGGCTGCAGGATCAGGCCGAACTCGGACTGCACGCGGTTCAGGACGAAGCGGGCGAGCTCCGCGAGCTCCTCCGCCGTGGCGGATCCCCTGTTGGTGATCGCGAGCGCGTGCTTGGTCGACAGTCCGGCACGGGAGCGCGGCAGGTGGAATCCCTTGGTCAGTCCGGCGTGCTCGATGAGCCACGCTGCGCTGACCTTGACGTCGGATTCCGCGACGACCGGCGGCGGGATGTACCCGTCGAAAGTCGCCAGCGGAATCACCGTGACCGTCGGCACGTGCGGGGTCACCGGCCACCGCGGGCACTCGTCAGGGAGGGTGCGGGCGAACTCGGCCGAGACGATCGCGTTCTGGAAGAACGAGCCTGCACTGTAGGTGTCGGGGTCGGCGTCGTCGAGCACCATCCCCTTCGCGCGGCGGGTGGCCAGCACGGTCTCGCGCACCCAGGCCAGCGACACCGCGGCATCCGGAGCCAGGCGCAGCGCCTGCCGCAACTGCTCACCCCGCACCGGCACGTCGCCGTGGCCGACCTCGGCCAGTTCGAGCGTCACCGAGAGGATCACGCCGCGGCGCACCGCGCCGATTCCGTAGTGGTCCTTGAGCACCGATGTGCGAAAACCCAGACCCAGATCGGCGGCGGACACGGTCTCGATCTCACCGGTGGCTTCGTCGAGCAGCTCGACCTCGACCAGCGTCTGCACGATCTCCTGGCCGTACGCGCCGACGTTCTGGATCGGTGCGGCACCGGCGGTCCCGGGGATGCCGGACATCGCCTCGATCCCGGCCAGGCCCTCCTCGACGGTGTACGCCACCAGCGCGTCCCAGTCGTGCCCGGCTTCCACGCGCAGGCGCACGTGCCCCTCCCGGGGGGACGGCACACGCTCGATGCCGCGCGTGCGCACCAGCACGACGGTGCCGTCGAAGGGCTCGTCGGACACCAGCAGGTTGGAGCCGCCGCCGACGACCAGCCACGCGGCGTGGTCGGCCCACAGGGTGCGCATGGCGTCGACCAGCTCGTCGCGGGTGTGCGTTTCGATGAGCCGGGTGGGGATGCCGCCGGCGCGCAGTGTCGTCAACTGGGCGAGCGGAACGGGGGTCAGTTCGGGCATGTCAGAGACGCACTCGCACCTGTGCTTTGCCAAGCACGGATGTTCCGCCGCTGGTCACCGTGAGGTCGACACGGGCGGTCTGCTCATCCACGGCACCGATTGTGGCGGTGACCTCCACGTCGGCGCCGTTCTCGGCGTCGACGATGACGGGGCGGGTGAACCGCACGCCGTACTCCAGGATGCGACCGGCGTCACCGAGCCACGGCACGATCGTCTCGACGGCGAGCCCCATCGTGAGCATGCCGTGTGCCAGCACGCCGGGCAGCCCCACCCGCTCGGCGACGGCGTCGCTGTAGTGGATGGGGTTGAAATCCCCGGATGCTCCGGCGTACCGC is drawn from Microbacterium sp. zg-B96 and contains these coding sequences:
- a CDS encoding ABC transporter ATP-binding protein; this translates as MDTDAVRVQNLRKTYGAAAVVDDVSFEIARGETFALLGPNGAGKSTTVEILEGYRRRTGGEVTVLGVDPESAGLDWKAKIGIVLQSTGQAGAYTVREQLRQFAAYYPRPRDVDEVIASVGLESQAGTRIAKLSGGQQRRVDVALGIIGRPELLFLDEPTTGFDPHARREFWELIRRLQGEGTTILLTTHYLDEAAQLADRVAVINHGRLRAIGAVATFGGEEARMPRVVWREGGVMREARTATPWEFTAALAARLGGEPEALEIRRPSLEEIYLGMVDEPETAETPETAETAETAETAPPSIATIEEEVGR
- a CDS encoding pyridoxal phosphate-dependent aminotransferase gives rise to the protein MTDRAPLSRKLSAIAESATLKVDAKAKSLQAAGRPVISYAAGEPDFATPQFIVDAAAEALRDPANYRYTPAAGLPVLREAIVAKTLRDSGLEVTPAQVVVTNGGKQAVYQAFQAVVNPGDEVLLPAPYWTTYPEAIALADGVPVEVFAGADQEYKVTVEQLEAARTAKTTVLVFVSPSNPTGSVYTPEETAEIGQWALEHGIWVITDEIYQNLVYEGVRAVSIVEAVPELAGQTLLVNGVAKTYAMTGWRVGWMVGPADAIKLAGNLQSHLSSNVNNIAQRAALAALTGPQDEAEQMRLAFDRRRRLIVEELSKIEGVTVPNPLGAFYAYPDVTGLLGRTYGGVTPTTSLELADLILEQAEVAVVPGEAFGPSGYLRLSYALGDEQLLEGMHRLQDLFA
- a CDS encoding UDP-N-acetylmuramate dehydrogenase, which produces MPELTPVPLAQLTTLRAGGIPTRLIETHTRDELVDAMRTLWADHAAWLVVGGGSNLLVSDEPFDGTVVLVRTRGIERVPSPREGHVRLRVEAGHDWDALVAYTVEEGLAGIEAMSGIPGTAGAAPIQNVGAYGQEIVQTLVEVELLDEATGEIETVSAADLGLGFRTSVLKDHYGIGAVRRGVILSVTLELAEVGHGDVPVRGEQLRQALRLAPDAAVSLAWVRETVLATRRAKGMVLDDADPDTYSAGSFFQNAIVSAEFARTLPDECPRWPVTPHVPTVTVIPLATFDGYIPPPVVAESDVKVSAAWLIEHAGLTKGFHLPRSRAGLSTKHALAITNRGSATAEELAELARFVLNRVQSEFGLILQPEPVLVGIQL
- a CDS encoding MaoC/PaaZ C-terminal domain-containing protein codes for the protein MSELTVGDVVAQRTVHLTRESLVRYAGASGDFNPIHYSDAVAERVGLPGVLAHGMLTMGLAVETIVPWLGDAGRILEYGVRFTRPVIVDAENGADVEVTATIGAVDEQTARVDLTVTSGGTSVLGKAQVRVRL